Proteins from one Malania oleifera isolate guangnan ecotype guangnan chromosome 4, ASM2987363v1, whole genome shotgun sequence genomic window:
- the LOC131153126 gene encoding lysine-rich arabinogalactan protein 19, producing MLPTHSLPPTTKMASILWASILVCLCFLPVIANAQAPATSSSILPIPLPPAPPTATTPPPTVAQTTPPPAVPLTPPSPKVSPSSSPTVPPPQNPPPQPPVSSPQPPVAQPPPIPAPKLPPATPPPAATPKLPPTSPPPVATPQLPPTLPPPVATPQLPPALPPPQVPPAPAKAPPAPAPAIETPAPAPVKEAPVPAPSPPPSAPPAPVPAPIEPPAPPPAFVPSPTPAPTKHKKKRRHRHKHKHKKHHAPAPAPTVKSPSPPAPPTDSSDELAPAPAPDQNGVAQHHQGGRNGMWIRTGLAAVVLAIMGYIF from the exons ATGCTACCTACCCATTCATTACCACCCACCACAAAAATGGCTTCCATTTTGTGGGCTTCCATTTTAGTCTGCCTTTGTTTTTTACCGGTTATCGCCAATGCTCAAGCACCGGCAACCTCATCATCGATTTTGCCCATCCCATTGCCGCCTGCTCCACCAACTGCAACAACACCACCACCTACAGTCGCACAAACAACCCCTCCCCCAGCCGTTCCTCTGACACCGCCGTCTCCTAAAGTTTCACCATCTTCGAGCCCCACAGTCCCACCCCCGCAAAATCCACCACCACAACCACCTGTCTCTTCTCCACAACCACCAGTGGCGCAACCACCCCCCATTCCTGCACCTAAATTGCCGCCAGCTACACCACCTCCAGCCGCCACTCCAAAACTGCCACCAACTTCCCCACCACCAGTTGCTACACCACAACTGCCACCTACTCTACCACCACCAGTTGCTACACCACAATTGCCACCAGCTCTACCACCACCACAGGTACCCCCAGCTCCAGCCAAAGCCCCTCCTGCACCAGCCCCTGCAATTGAGACACCAGCACCAGCACCAGTCAAGGAAGCACCAGTACCAGCACCATCACCTCCCCCATCAGCACCACCAGCACCAGTGCCAGCACCCATTGAGCCACCAGCCCCACCACCAGCATTTGTGCCATCGCCTACGCCAGCTCCCACAAAACACAAGAAGAAAAGGAGGCACAGGCACAAGCACAAGCACAAGAAGCATCATGCTCCAGCACCAGCACCAACTGTCAAATCCCCAAGTCCCCCAGCCCCACCTACAGACTCATCAGATGAACTAGCACCAGCACCAGCACCAGATCAG AATGGAGTTGCGCAGCATCATCAGGGAGGAAGAAACGGGATGTGGATAAGGACTGGACTTGCAGCTGTTGTGCTAGCTATTATGGGCTACATTTTCTAG